In Candida orthopsilosis Co 90-125, chromosome 6 draft sequence, the following are encoded in one genomic region:
- a CDS encoding Lap41 aminopeptidase yscI precursor produces the protein MSDTTIDDLVTGITAALISKLQQQDVVQTRTNANDEKIEQTVSNYNAEYFDKLAERYIEFTYNNPTIYHVVDHFKRQLKDAGFEYLPEPESWSEVRPGKYFTTRNGSSLVAFVIGKDWKPGKGFGAVGSHIDSLTTVLKPVSKKDKVDGYELLGIAPYAGTLNNLWWDRDLGIGGRLLVKDSKGKVTQHLVDSTPHPIAHIPTLAPHFGEPAVGPFNTETKAVPVIGFSQGEDPEPTEAEKRAPLYGKHSLKLLRYIAKKANVSVESISQWDLQLFDVQKGTKGGLNNEFIFAPRVDDRVCSFAALNGLINAATQKELEDDSFSIVALYDNEEIGSLTRAGARGGILESVVERVVASEYYNPDGLSVQDKVRLIYANSIILSADVNHLLNPNFKEVYLEKHETVPNKGVSIALDPNGHFATDSIGLAFVESLAKANKDELQYFQIRNDTRSGGSIGPAISSATGVRTIDLGIPQLSMHSIRATLGSKDIGLGTKFFTGFFQNWRSTYDKFADL, from the coding sequence ATGTCGGATACTACAATCGATGATCTAGTTACCGGGATAACTGCAGCCTTAATCAGTAAGctccaacaacaagatgTGGTTCAAACTCGAACCAAtgccaatgatgaaaaaataGAACAAACTGTGTCAAACTACAATGCCGAATactttgacaaattggCTGAAAGATATATTGAATTCACTTATAACAACCCTACCATTTACCATGTTGTCGATCACTTTAAACGCCAATTGAAAGACGCTGGGTTTGAGTATTTACCTGAACCAGAATCGTGGAGTGAGGTCAGGCCGGGCAAATATTTCACCACCAGAAATGGTTCCTCTCTTGTGGCCTTTGTCATTGGTAAGGATTGGAAACCAGGCAAGGGTTTTGGTGCTGTAGGATCCCATATTGATTCACTCACCACTGTTTTGAAACCAGTGTCCAAAAAGGATAAGGTTGATGGATATGAGTTGCTTGGTATTGCTCCCTATGCTGGTACTTTGAACAATCTCTGGTGGGATAGAGATTTAGGTATTGGAGGTAGATTGTTGGTCAAGGACTCAAAGGGAAAAGTCACCCAACATTTGGTTGATTCAACACCACATCCCATTGCTCATATTCCTACATTAGCGCCACACTTTGGTGAGCCAGCAGTTGGTCCATTCAATACCGAAACAAAGGCAGTTCCAGTTATTGGGTTCTCTCAGGGAGAAGACCCTGAACCTACTGAAGCGGAAAAGAGGGCTCCATTGTATGGCAAACATTCCTTGAAATTATTGAGATACATTGCCAAAAAGGCAAATGTCAGTGTTGAATCAATTAGTCAATGGgatttgcaattgtttgaCGTTCAAAAGGGAACCAAAGGTGGTTTAAATAATGAGTTTATTTTCGCTCCAAGAGTTGACGACAGAGTGTGCTCCTTTGCTGCTTTGAATGGGTTAATTAATGCAGCAACTCAAAAAGAGCTTGAAGATGACTCATTTTCCATCGTTGCTTTATACGACAACGAAGAAATTGGAAGTTTGACAAGAGCTGGTGCCAGAGGTGGTATTCTTGAACtggttgttgaaagagTTGTTGCCAGTGAGTATTACAACCCTGATGGACTTAGTGTTCAAGATAAAGTGAGATTAATTTACGCTAATTCTATCATTTTATCTGCTGATGTCAATCATTTATTGAAccccaatttcaaagaagtCTATTTAGAGAAGCACGAAACTGTCCCCAACAAAGGTGTTTCAATTGCCTTGGATCCAAATGGGCATTTTGCTACCGATTCAATAGGTTTGgcatttgttgaaagttTGGCTAAAGCAaataaagatgaattgcaatatttccaaattagAAATGATACCAGAAGTGGTGGATCAATTGGACCAGCAATTTCTTCAGCAACTGGTGTAAGAACAATTGATCTTGGAATTCCTCAATTATCAATGCATTCAATTAGAGCAACTTTAGGATCAAAAGATATTGGATTGGGAACAAAGTTTTTCACTggatttttccaaaattggagATCAACTTATGATAAGTTTGCTGATTTGTGA